A genomic segment from Vanacampus margaritifer isolate UIUO_Vmar chromosome 3, RoL_Vmar_1.0, whole genome shotgun sequence encodes:
- the nr6a1a gene encoding nuclear receptor subfamily 6 group A member 1-A isoform X3: MDTWEDDPAEQRTCLICGDRATGLHYGIISCEGCKGFFKRSICNKRVYRCSRDKNCEMSRKQRNRCQYCRLLKCLQMGMNRKAIREDGMPGGRNKSIGPVQITEEEIERIMSGQEFKEDAPEHTWGNNGDSDHSSPSNGASEGNQPSPASTLSSNRSIEMNGYTAALRDQYINTSMSTHYQLLPHLFSYAAQSGLLAPQPRSLYPQSHPLVLQLVAAEDLAPLATPMLIEDGYKVTQVELFALLCRLADELLFRQISWIKKLPFFCELSIEDYTCLLSSTWQELILLSCLTIYSAQIFGDLANVTAKYTPSDDELQGFSEDGMEVMERLIYLFRKFHQLKISNEEYACMKAINFLNQDIRGLSNISQLEQLNKRYWYVCQDYTEYKYPHQPKRFPEIMMCLPEIRCIAGKLVSVPLEQLPLLFKAVLHSCKSTLTSYRTGPSPCVTGSSGN; this comes from the exons ATGATCCAGCTGAGCAACGTACTTGCCTTATCTGTGGAGATCGAGCCACAGGCCTGCACTATGGCATCATCTCCTGTGAAGGCTGCAAAGGCTTCTTCAAGCGCAGCATTTGCAACAAACGCGTGTACCGATGCAGCAGGGACAAGAATTGCGAGATGTCACGCAAGCAACGCAACCGCTGCCAGTATTGCCGCCTACTCAAGTGTCTGCAAATGGGGATGAACCGCAAAG CAATCAGAGAGGACGGCATGCCAGGAGGGAGGAACAAAAGCATTGGGCCGGTTCAG ATCACGGAGGAGGAGATTGAGCGCATCATGTCAGGCCAAGAATTCAAGGAGGATGCCCCGGAGCACACATGGGGCAACAACGGCGACAGCGACCACAGCTCTCCCAGCAACGGAGCTTCGGAGGGCAACCAGCCGTCACCTGCCTCCACGCTGTCATCCAA TCGCTCCATCGAGATGAATGGCTATACAGCAGCCCTCAGAGATCAATACATCAACACCTCCATGTCAACTCACTACCAGCTCCTGCCACACCTCTTCAGTTATGCTGCCCAGTCGGGCCTGCTGGCCCCCCAGCCGCGCAGCCTTTACCCACAGTCCCATCCATTAGTGCTGCAGCTGGTGGCAGCAGAAGACCTGGCCCCCCTGGCCACCCCTATGCTCATAGAAGATGG cTACAAAGTTACACAGGTGGAGCTGTTTGCCTTGCTGTGTCGCCTGGCAGATGAGCTGCTCTTCCGTCAAATCTCATGGATCAAGAAGTTGCCTTTCTTTTGCGAGCTCTCCATTGAAGACTACACCTGCCTGCTCAGCTCCACCTGGCAGGAGCTCATCCTGCTCTCCTGCCTCACAATCTACAGCGCCCAGATCTTCGGCGACCTTGCCAATGTCACGGCCAAGTACACACCATCTGATGACGAGCTGCAGGG TTTCAGTGAGGACGGCATGGAGGTGATGGAAAGGCTGATATATCTATTTCGCAAATTCCACCAGTTGAAGATCAGCAATGAGGAGTATGCCTGCATGAAAGCAATCAACTTCCTAAACCAAG ATATTAGAGGACTGTCAAACATCTCTCAGCTTGAGCAGCTGAACAAGCGCTACTGGTATGTGTGTCAGGACTATACTGAGTATAAGTACCCGCACCAGCCCAAACGCTTTCCTGAGATCATGATGTGTCTGCCAGAGATCCGATGTATAGCAG ggAAGCTGGTCAGTGTTCCTCTGGAGCAGCTCCCCCTCTTGTTCAAAGCAGTCTTGCACTCCTGCAAATCCACCTTGACCAGCTACAGGACCGGCCCGTCACCCTGTGTGACCGGCTCCTCTGGAAATTAG
- the nr6a1a gene encoding nuclear receptor subfamily 6 group A member 1-A isoform X2, whose protein sequence is MEIEKRTNGFDYPERNNAKPVNGFFGDHSLETENNDNMDDPAEQRTCLICGDRATGLHYGIISCEGCKGFFKRSICNKRVYRCSRDKNCEMSRKQRNRCQYCRLLKCLQMGMNRKAIREDGMPGGRNKSIGPVQITEEEIERIMSGQEFKEDAPEHTWGNNGDSDHSSPSNGASEGNQPSPASTLSSNRSIEMNGYTAALRDQYINTSMSTHYQLLPHLFSYAAQSGLLAPQPRSLYPQSHPLVLQLVAAEDLAPLATPMLIEDGYKVTQVELFALLCRLADELLFRQISWIKKLPFFCELSIEDYTCLLSSTWQELILLSCLTIYSAQIFGDLANVTAKYTPSDDELQGFSEDGMEVMERLIYLFRKFHQLKISNEEYACMKAINFLNQDIRGLSNISQLEQLNKRYWYVCQDYTEYKYPHQPKRFPEIMMCLPEIRCIAGKLVSVPLEQLPLLFKAVLHSCKSTLTSYRTGPSPCVTGSSGN, encoded by the exons ATGATCCAGCTGAGCAACGTACTTGCCTTATCTGTGGAGATCGAGCCACAGGCCTGCACTATGGCATCATCTCCTGTGAAGGCTGCAAAGGCTTCTTCAAGCGCAGCATTTGCAACAAACGCGTGTACCGATGCAGCAGGGACAAGAATTGCGAGATGTCACGCAAGCAACGCAACCGCTGCCAGTATTGCCGCCTACTCAAGTGTCTGCAAATGGGGATGAACCGCAAAG CAATCAGAGAGGACGGCATGCCAGGAGGGAGGAACAAAAGCATTGGGCCGGTTCAG ATCACGGAGGAGGAGATTGAGCGCATCATGTCAGGCCAAGAATTCAAGGAGGATGCCCCGGAGCACACATGGGGCAACAACGGCGACAGCGACCACAGCTCTCCCAGCAACGGAGCTTCGGAGGGCAACCAGCCGTCACCTGCCTCCACGCTGTCATCCAA TCGCTCCATCGAGATGAATGGCTATACAGCAGCCCTCAGAGATCAATACATCAACACCTCCATGTCAACTCACTACCAGCTCCTGCCACACCTCTTCAGTTATGCTGCCCAGTCGGGCCTGCTGGCCCCCCAGCCGCGCAGCCTTTACCCACAGTCCCATCCATTAGTGCTGCAGCTGGTGGCAGCAGAAGACCTGGCCCCCCTGGCCACCCCTATGCTCATAGAAGATGG cTACAAAGTTACACAGGTGGAGCTGTTTGCCTTGCTGTGTCGCCTGGCAGATGAGCTGCTCTTCCGTCAAATCTCATGGATCAAGAAGTTGCCTTTCTTTTGCGAGCTCTCCATTGAAGACTACACCTGCCTGCTCAGCTCCACCTGGCAGGAGCTCATCCTGCTCTCCTGCCTCACAATCTACAGCGCCCAGATCTTCGGCGACCTTGCCAATGTCACGGCCAAGTACACACCATCTGATGACGAGCTGCAGGG TTTCAGTGAGGACGGCATGGAGGTGATGGAAAGGCTGATATATCTATTTCGCAAATTCCACCAGTTGAAGATCAGCAATGAGGAGTATGCCTGCATGAAAGCAATCAACTTCCTAAACCAAG ATATTAGAGGACTGTCAAACATCTCTCAGCTTGAGCAGCTGAACAAGCGCTACTGGTATGTGTGTCAGGACTATACTGAGTATAAGTACCCGCACCAGCCCAAACGCTTTCCTGAGATCATGATGTGTCTGCCAGAGATCCGATGTATAGCAG ggAAGCTGGTCAGTGTTCCTCTGGAGCAGCTCCCCCTCTTGTTCAAAGCAGTCTTGCACTCCTGCAAATCCACCTTGACCAGCTACAGGACCGGCCCGTCACCCTGTGTGACCGGCTCCTCTGGAAATTAG